In Porites lutea chromosome 7, jaPorLute2.1, whole genome shotgun sequence, a single window of DNA contains:
- the LOC140944198 gene encoding uncharacterized protein, giving the protein MAFKIIVAFSIGIYLLAETPVALSLHTGLQKDGKKEVNIHITMGCKEGEVEQANFRPAACIDYLRRGSSKDGIYTLYDKTGKSYPAYCDLKSEPGTAWTLVISWSTSHRRLPAFFTIPFKYNSPVNENAHNWNIYRLSLARMRSLQAHSTHWRATCSYPTHGIDFRDYLRGNFQDFNIFDYVGGGTCKKVDFINIRGHVGTHLTAPFWQTLNRWTLHIDSSHTHCQFKAARSGAVSSEDNFGWYGDGISTKFRCTQGGQSTTQWWFGAHL; this is encoded by the exons ATGGCATTTAAGATTATCGTTGCTTTCAGTATTGGCATCTATTTACTTGCGGAA acGCCTGTAGCTTTGAGTTTGCATACTGGACTACAGAAAGATGGCAAAAAAGAAGTCAATATACATATTACAATGGGCTGCAAG GAAGGTGAAGTTGAGCAAGCTAATTTTCGGCCTGCTGCCTGCATTGATTATCTGCGGCGAGGAAGTTCCAAGGATGGTATCTACACACTTTACGATAAGACTGGAAAGAGTTACCCAGCTTACTGTGACCTGAAGTCCGAGCCAGGCACTGCATGGACTCTGGTGATATCATGGAGTACCTCTCACCGAAGGCTCCCAGCATTTTTCACCATTCCCTTCAAGTATAACTCCCCAGTGAACGAGAACGCCCACAACTGGAATATTTACCGCTTAAGTCTGGCGCGAATGAGATCCCTGCAGGCTCACTCCACCCACTGGCGAGCAACATGCAGCTACCCGACTCACGGCATCGATTTTAGAGACTACCTCCGCGGAAACTTCCAGGACTTCAACATCTTTGATTATGTTGGAGGAGGCACGTGCAAGAAAGTGGATTTCATCAACATCCGCGGACACGTGGGGACGCATTTGACGGCACCTTTCTGGCAGACTCTAAATAGATGGACTCTGCATATTGACAGCTCTCACACTCACTGTCAATTTAAGGCGGCAAGGTCTGGCGCAGTCTCAAGTGAAGACAACTTTGGCTGGTACGGGGACGGCATCAGCACCAAATTCCGCTGCACACAGGGAGGCCAATCCACTACCCAGTGGTGGTTCGGAGCTCATCTTTGA
- the LOC140943467 gene encoding uncharacterized protein, whose product MAFQKILAFIGIILLGVAIADDDRPIKRDINVYRSHVKINAYNSHGYKVVPRNETEKKPTSFRPTSCVDYLRRGTSKSGIYKLYDQRGKSFAAYCYMKSELDTAWTMVMSWALVNRKLSAFLKIPFKYNSPQNEDDLNWDLYRLSLARMRFLQGQSTHWRATCSYPINGIDFRDYLRGNFKDFNIIDYVGGGTCKKVEYINIRGHVATDLTVPFWQKLNTWTLHTDSTYTHCQFKVAKSGAVREEDNFSWYASGMSTKFRCTQGTQSTTQWWFGGHI is encoded by the exons ATGGCATTTCAGAAAATCCTGGCTTTTATTGGCATAATTTTACTT GGAGTAGCAATAGCTGACGATGACAGACCGATCAAACGCGATATAAACGTTTATCGTTCGCACGTCAAGATAAATGCGTACAATTCACATGGATATAAG GTCGTCCCCCGCAACGAAACCGAAAAGAAGCCAACTTCATTCCGTCCAACCTCCTGCGTTGATTATCTGCGCCGTGGGACCTCCAAAAGTGGCATCTACAAACTTTACGACCAGCGTGGAAAGAGTTTCGCAGCTTACTGTTACATGAAGTCCGAGTTAGACACTGCATGGACTATGGTGATGTCATGGGCCCTCGTAAATCGAAAGCTCTCAGCATTTCTGAAAATCCCGTTCAAGTACAACTCCCCACAAAACGAGGACGACCTAAACTGGGATCTTTACCGCTTAAGTCTGGCGCGAATGAGGTTCTTGCAGGGCCAGTCCACCCACTGGCGAGCTACATGCAGCTACCCGATCAATGGCATCGATTTTAGAGACTACCTTCGTGGAAACTTCAAGGATTTTAACATCATTGATTATGTTGGTGGTGGCACATGTAAGAAAGTGGAATACATCAATATCCGGGGACACGTGGCCACGGATCTGACGGTACCTTTCTGGCAAAAGCTCAATACATGGACCCTACATACTGATAGCACATATACTCACTGTCAATTTAAGGTGGCGAAGTCGGGAGCAGTTAGAGAGGAAGACAACTTTAGCTGGTACGCCTCCGGCATGAGTACAAAGTTTCGCTGCACACAGGGAACCCAATCTACCACCCAGTGGTGGTTTGGAGGACATATCTAA